The following are from one region of the Fibrobacter sp. UWR3 genome:
- the hemC gene encoding hydroxymethylbilane synthase: MNNAVFSQGGDVRPLRIATRKSALAVAQTTLAANALVSANPDLTYELVTMTTEGDRRLDKSLASFGGKGVFIKELEVALLEGRADIAVHSLKDMPAEVLPEFRLAAVLKREDPRDAFIAREGADGVHFMDLPSGARVGTGSIRRVVQLKALRPDLEYVPIRGNIQTRLSKLDELDGVVLAAAGLKRMGLADQVTEYFDTDKVLPASGQGILAIETLSDCHSGGSLATDRIQTILSRVNDVPTYCIAVAEMAFLKALNAGCQFPVASFAEFVSPAGKDEFANDSQIHGGEEGCQQVMKIHGIYWDESPQRLLRAEHGVQFGALESGMGDSFENAVTQAREAGIALAGKIREQLAR; the protein is encoded by the coding sequence ATGAATAATGCCGTTTTTTCGCAGGGCGGAGATGTGCGCCCGCTGCGGATTGCGACGCGCAAGAGCGCCCTTGCCGTGGCGCAGACTACGCTTGCCGCCAACGCCCTCGTGTCGGCGAACCCGGACCTTACTTACGAACTCGTGACGATGACGACCGAGGGCGACCGAAGGCTCGACAAGTCCCTTGCGAGTTTCGGTGGCAAGGGCGTGTTCATCAAGGAACTCGAAGTCGCCCTGCTTGAAGGTCGTGCCGATATTGCGGTCCACAGCCTGAAGGACATGCCGGCAGAAGTCTTGCCGGAATTCAGGCTGGCCGCTGTCCTCAAGCGCGAAGACCCGCGCGATGCGTTTATTGCCCGCGAGGGTGCAGACGGCGTGCACTTTATGGACTTGCCCTCGGGTGCCCGCGTCGGTACGGGCAGCATCCGCAGGGTGGTGCAGCTCAAGGCGCTCCGTCCGGACTTGGAATACGTGCCCATCCGCGGGAATATCCAGACGCGCCTCTCGAAACTTGATGAACTTGACGGAGTCGTGCTGGCGGCTGCAGGCCTCAAGCGCATGGGCCTTGCAGACCAGGTGACGGAATACTTCGATACCGATAAAGTTTTGCCTGCATCTGGCCAGGGAATCCTCGCGATTGAGACTTTGTCCGATTGTCATTCTGGAGGGAGCCTTGCGACCGATAGAATCCAGACAATCCTCTCCCGTGTGAACGACGTTCCCACCTATTGTATCGCGGTTGCCGAGATGGCCTTCCTCAAGGCGCTCAATGCGGGCTGCCAGTTCCCGGTGGCGAGTTTCGCCGAATTCGTTTCTCCGGCAGGGAAAGACGAATTTGCGAACGATTCGCAAATCCATGGCGGGGAGGAAGGCTGCCAGCAGGTTATGAAAATCCACGGCATCTACTGGGACGAATCTCCACAGCGGTTGCTTCGTGCGGAACATGGCGTGCAGTTTGGCGCGCTTGAATCCGGTATGGGCGATTCGTTTGAAAATGCTGTGACGCAGGCCCGCGAGGCGGGAATTGCTCTTGCGGGTAAAATCCGCGAACAGCTTGCGCGCTGA
- the cobA gene encoding uroporphyrinogen-III C-methyltransferase produces MKGTVYLIGAGPGDPGLLTLRGKEILEKADVVVYDRLVSPAILGMCNPKAKMVDVGKMPTHHKVKQSEINRLLVQFACEFPGGVIARLKGGDPFVFGRGGEEALELVAAGVEFEVVPGITSAISVPAYAGIPVSHRGIATSFHIITGHERADKVDRIAALQSDSHSGAEGDRIHGNLSLDFETLAKCPGTLIFLMGVANMDFIARRLMECGKDPKTPLAFIEKGTTPYQRTVMATLETAGETIARENVTAPAITIMGGVVELGNTLAWKKNLPLAGKRLVVTRAAKQASGITARLTALGAEVIETPMIETRDVIPATSSVIPAKAGISSADFNALANFDILAFTSTNGVESFFRQLFAAGYDVRVLAGKKIASVGKITEKKLLEYGIRCDYVPEDHTGEGLGRLLRDVVNKEERVILSGERSSESKDLIESRILLLQGNLADDTLLKLLPQATRWVVYETLPVAELPEWKREAVVGADAVVFASTSAVENFCSVILSYTTLGASPLSGSYALWVGERSSESKDLNRESLTTPASCSPRLAFCIGRMTESAARKHGFETVTSDETTMDSLVKKIVEHYKKES; encoded by the coding sequence ATGAAAGGAACCGTTTATTTAATCGGTGCAGGTCCCGGCGATCCCGGGCTATTGACGCTCCGTGGCAAGGAAATTCTGGAAAAGGCCGACGTGGTGGTCTATGACCGCCTGGTTTCGCCTGCAATTCTTGGCATGTGCAATCCGAAGGCCAAGATGGTGGACGTGGGCAAGATGCCGACGCACCATAAGGTCAAGCAGTCCGAAATCAACAGACTCCTGGTGCAATTTGCTTGCGAATTTCCCGGCGGTGTGATAGCGCGCCTCAAGGGCGGCGACCCGTTCGTGTTCGGGCGTGGCGGCGAGGAGGCTTTGGAACTTGTTGCTGCCGGTGTCGAATTCGAGGTGGTTCCGGGCATTACGTCTGCTATCTCCGTGCCTGCGTATGCGGGCATACCTGTAAGCCATCGCGGGATTGCGACGAGTTTTCACATCATCACCGGGCATGAGCGTGCAGATAAAGTGGACCGTATTGCTGCGCTCCAGAGTGACAGTCATTCTGGAGCCGAAGGCGATAGAATCCATGGCAATCTCTCTCTTGACTTCGAGACTCTCGCGAAGTGCCCCGGCACGCTCATATTCCTGATGGGCGTCGCCAACATGGATTTTATTGCCCGCCGGCTTATGGAATGCGGGAAGGACCCGAAAACTCCGCTCGCCTTTATCGAGAAGGGCACGACCCCGTACCAGCGCACCGTCATGGCGACGCTCGAGACTGCGGGGGAGACGATTGCCCGCGAAAACGTGACTGCCCCCGCGATTACGATTATGGGTGGCGTCGTGGAACTCGGGAACACGCTTGCGTGGAAAAAGAACTTGCCTCTTGCCGGCAAGCGCCTCGTGGTGACCCGTGCCGCAAAGCAGGCCAGCGGGATTACCGCACGCCTCACGGCCCTCGGCGCCGAAGTCATCGAAACTCCGATGATTGAAACCAGGGATGTCATCCCCGCGACTTCATCTGTCATCCCCGCGAAGGCGGGGATCTCCTCAGCCGATTTCAATGCCCTCGCGAATTTCGACATCCTCGCCTTCACGAGCACGAACGGCGTGGAAAGTTTCTTCAGGCAGCTGTTCGCCGCAGGTTACGACGTGCGCGTGCTTGCCGGCAAGAAGATTGCGAGCGTCGGCAAAATTACCGAAAAGAAGTTGCTTGAATACGGCATCCGCTGCGACTACGTGCCCGAAGACCACACCGGCGAAGGACTAGGTCGTTTGTTACGTGATGTGGTTAACAAGGAGGAACGTGTCATCCTGAGCGGAGAGCGTAGCTCGGAGTCGAAGGATCTCATTGAATCCCGCATTCTCCTCCTGCAGGGCAATCTCGCTGACGATACCCTGCTCAAACTGCTCCCGCAGGCGACCCGCTGGGTGGTCTACGAAACGCTCCCGGTCGCTGAACTCCCCGAATGGAAACGCGAGGCCGTTGTCGGCGCCGATGCCGTCGTGTTTGCGAGCACCAGCGCCGTCGAAAATTTCTGCAGTGTCATCCTGAGCTATACGACACTAGGGGCTTCGCCCCTTAGTGGCAGTTATGCCCTTTGGGTAGGAGAGCGTAGCTCGGAGTCGAAGGATCTTAATAGAGAATCTTTGACTACGCCTGCTTCTTGTTCTCCCCGTCTCGCATTCTGCATCGGCCGCATGACTGAATCTGCCGCCCGCAAGCACGGCTTTGAAACGGTCACCTCCGACGAGACGACGATGGATTCCCTCGTAAAAAAGATTGTGGAGCATTACAAAAAAGAATCCTAA